The following proteins are co-located in the Massilia litorea genome:
- the prsT gene encoding XrtA/PEP-CTERM system TPR-repeat protein PrsT has translation MSRNKIKFTAAVVSGALLLAGMSACNRDQSTASLLAEARQYQQKGDQKAALIQLKNAVAKSPEDAEARVQLGSLYLETGDAVSAEKELRKAASLGLAPARSLPLLGQALLAQGKFKEVLAEIKPELAAKSAPLTALRGDALLATGETDAAKAAYDAALGIDGGSGAALIGLARHALLKNDTATAQRFAADAIAKDGKNPEVWMFQGGLLRGLNKPDAALSAFDKVLALRPQDRNANLEKAYIRINQKKYAEARTELEAAHKLAPGSLLVTYGQALLDYSEGKNKEARESLQRILKSAPNHMPSVLLAAAVELNLDSPQSAQMHLRKYLEVEPNNVYARKLMAQAMLKNAQPADAASMLAPALKDTSDPQLLALAGESYMQARDFGKAIAYLEKASQLAPEVAALHTSLGMARLQQGDAAKGIAELERAAELDPKSERALTALVQAELGLKHYDKAAAAAAKLETLKPNDPQTYNLKATVLLSKGDVPAARSAFEKALQIQPTFFPAATNLAKLDMMEKKPDAARKRFEAILEKDKKNFGAMGALAELAMLQNRPEEATTWLEKAQAENPDAIAPVLRLGGHYLATKQEKKALTLARKFQAAHPSNPELMDLLGQAQLANDDGQGALDSYSKLVNIVPKSALAQMRLAEAQGKLKNDAGAAESLKRASALQPNLLQARVAQVEVAMRRGRTDEALGMVRQLQQDVPGSPVGFLMEGDLQQAQKKPALAVAAYDKAFAITKSSAVLLRSAQALRQMGKEDEAKQRVNAWAKAHPDDVQVANYLAEAHLAAKEYKPAAALLEQVVKRAPNNGAALNNLAYAYQQQKDPRALATAEQAYKVAGDNASVMDTLGWMLVEQGDTKRGLPLLQKAAAGAPALPEIRYHLAVGLSKSGDKAGARKELETLLAQNKPFAQLEEARSLLKTL, from the coding sequence CTGTCGTCTCCGGTGCGCTCCTGCTTGCCGGCATGAGTGCCTGCAACCGTGACCAGTCGACCGCGAGCCTGCTGGCCGAGGCCAGGCAATACCAACAGAAGGGCGACCAGAAGGCCGCCCTGATCCAGCTGAAAAATGCCGTCGCGAAGAGCCCGGAAGACGCCGAGGCGCGCGTGCAGCTCGGGTCGCTGTACCTGGAAACGGGCGATGCCGTATCGGCCGAGAAGGAACTGCGCAAAGCAGCCAGCCTGGGCCTGGCCCCGGCGCGCAGCCTGCCGCTGCTGGGCCAGGCACTGCTGGCCCAGGGCAAATTCAAGGAAGTGCTGGCCGAGATCAAGCCGGAACTGGCCGCCAAGTCGGCGCCGCTGACGGCCCTGCGCGGCGACGCCCTGCTCGCCACCGGCGAAACCGACGCCGCCAAGGCGGCCTACGATGCGGCACTGGGCATCGACGGCGGCAGCGGCGCCGCGCTCATCGGCCTGGCGCGCCACGCCCTGCTGAAGAACGATACGGCGACGGCGCAGCGCTTCGCGGCCGACGCCATCGCCAAGGACGGCAAGAATCCGGAAGTCTGGATGTTCCAGGGCGGCCTGCTGCGCGGCCTGAACAAGCCCGACGCGGCGCTCTCCGCCTTCGACAAGGTGCTCGCCCTGCGTCCGCAAGACCGCAACGCGAACCTGGAGAAGGCGTATATCCGCATCAACCAGAAGAAGTATGCCGAAGCGCGTACCGAGCTCGAGGCGGCGCACAAGCTCGCACCAGGGAGCCTGCTCGTCACCTACGGCCAGGCCCTGCTCGACTACAGCGAAGGCAAGAACAAGGAAGCGCGCGAATCGCTGCAGCGCATCCTGAAAAGCGCGCCGAACCACATGCCGAGCGTGCTGCTGGCCGCCGCCGTCGAGCTGAACCTGGATTCGCCACAGTCGGCCCAGATGCACCTGCGCAAATACCTGGAAGTCGAGCCGAACAACGTGTATGCGCGCAAGCTGATGGCGCAGGCCATGCTGAAGAACGCCCAGCCGGCTGACGCCGCCTCCATGCTGGCGCCGGCCTTGAAGGACACGAGCGACCCGCAGCTGCTGGCCCTGGCCGGCGAGTCGTACATGCAGGCGCGCGATTTCGGCAAGGCCATCGCCTACCTCGAAAAAGCCTCCCAGCTCGCTCCCGAGGTCGCTGCGCTGCACACCTCGCTGGGCATGGCGCGCCTGCAGCAGGGCGATGCCGCCAAGGGCATTGCCGAACTGGAACGCGCCGCCGAGCTCGATCCGAAATCGGAGCGCGCACTGACGGCGCTGGTGCAGGCCGAACTCGGCCTGAAGCATTACGACAAGGCCGCCGCCGCGGCCGCCAAGCTCGAGACACTGAAACCGAACGATCCGCAGACCTATAACTTGAAGGCTACCGTGTTGCTCAGCAAGGGCGACGTCCCCGCTGCCCGCAGCGCCTTCGAGAAAGCCCTGCAAATCCAGCCAACCTTCTTCCCGGCCGCCACCAACCTGGCCAAGCTCGACATGATGGAGAAGAAGCCGGACGCCGCGCGCAAGCGTTTCGAGGCGATCCTGGAGAAGGACAAGAAGAACTTCGGCGCGATGGGTGCGCTGGCCGAACTGGCGATGCTGCAGAACCGTCCGGAAGAAGCCACGACCTGGCTGGAAAAGGCGCAAGCCGAAAATCCGGATGCGATCGCACCGGTGCTCAGGCTGGGCGGCCACTACCTGGCGACCAAGCAGGAAAAGAAGGCGCTGACGCTGGCCCGTAAATTCCAGGCCGCGCATCCGTCGAATCCCGAGCTGATGGACCTGCTCGGCCAGGCGCAGCTGGCAAACGACGACGGCCAGGGTGCGCTCGACAGCTACAGCAAGCTGGTCAACATCGTGCCGAAATCGGCGCTGGCGCAAATGCGCCTGGCCGAGGCGCAGGGCAAGCTGAAGAACGATGCCGGCGCGGCCGAATCGCTCAAGCGCGCCAGCGCACTGCAGCCGAACCTGCTGCAGGCACGCGTGGCCCAGGTGGAAGTCGCCATGCGCCGCGGCCGTACCGACGAGGCGCTGGGCATGGTGCGCCAGCTGCAGCAGGACGTGCCCGGTTCCCCGGTCGGCTTCCTGATGGAAGGCGACCTGCAGCAGGCGCAGAAGAAGCCGGCGCTGGCCGTGGCGGCCTACGACAAGGCCTTCGCCATCACCAAGTCGAGCGCGGTCCTGCTGCGCAGCGCCCAGGCGCTGCGCCAGATGGGCAAGGAAGACGAAGCGAAGCAGCGCGTCAACGCCTGGGCCAAGGCACATCCGGACGACGTGCAGGTGGCAAACTACCTGGCCGAAGCGCACCTGGCGGCGAAGGAATACAAGCCTGCCGCGGCGCTACTGGAGCAGGTCGTCAAGCGCGCGCCGAACAATGGCGCGGCCCTGAACAACCTGGCCTATGCCTACCAGCAGCAGAAGGATCCGCGCGCGCTGGCCACCGCCGAGCAGGCGTACAAGGTCGCCGGCGACAACGCCTCGGTGATGGACACGCTGGGCTGGATGCTGGTGGAACAGGGGGACACGAAGCGCGGCCTGCCCTTGCTGCAAAAAGCAGCTGCCGGCGCGCCGGCTTTGCCGGAAATTCGCTATCACCTGGCGGTCGGCCTGAGTAAATCGGGCGACAAGGCCGGCGCACGCAAGGAACTCGAAACCCTGCTCGCGCAAAACAAGCCGTTCGCCCAGCTGGAGGAAGCCCGTTCGTTGCTAAAAACCTTATAA